Genomic window (Candidatus Thorarchaeota archaeon):
TCAAGATGAAAAGAATAGCACTGGTCGGTGTTACAGGTATTGATTGGTGGAAATCAGAGAAGAAACGAAGATTCATTGAGAATCTTACACCAACTGGTTACGAGATTTCGAATTTTTACTGTAACTATGGTACCCACAGCGTCGAATCTCACGCTGACGAGGCATACAATGCCCCATTCATTCTTGAGCAAATAGTTGCTGCGAGCGTCCAAGGGTATGATGGTATAGTCATCGATTGCGCCTGTGATCCTATACTTGATGCTGCAAGAGAAGTATCTGACATTCCCGTTGTTGGTCCAATGCAGGTCTCCTTGCATTTGGCTTTGACCTTGGGGAGAACAATAGGAATCGTTACTGTTGAAGGGAAATCCCTAGCGAAGTGCATGGAATCTCAGGTCAGACAGGAAGGACTAGATGCGTTCTTTGCTGGAATAGAGGCTATCGACCTCCCAGTTCTTGAAATAAGTGAAACCCCCAGAAGAGCTGAGAACGAGTTAATGACACGAGCTCACTCGCTGATCGAAAAAGGCGCAGATGTGATCGTTCTTGGCTGTACGGGTCTTTCACATGAGGTTGACCTGGATCGGATAATGAAAGGAACCGGTGTACCTGTTCTGGATCCTCTTGTAGTAGGGCTTCGAATGGTGGTCCTACTCATTGAATCAGGCCTTTCACACAGCAAGCTAGCATATCCAAATCCACCAAAGAAACCGATTGTTGAGGACCCCTCTTTGAAGGGGTCTTTTGATGATATCCTGCGGGAGTAACAGCCTATTCCCGATGTGTCTTTTTGTAATTCTTAAGGAGCGGTATGTTAAGGATCAGAATTGCTATTGAGATAATCGTGCAGACAAGATAGGGCCAAGTTATATTGAAATCGGCAAACCAACCACTCACTATTGGTCCCAAGAAGAAGCCTATTCCTGCCAAGCTTTCCCCGATTCCGGCGAATGAGCCCTTCTCACTTTTTGTTGCAGAAACTACCGTGTACAACCCTCCTAAGTAATTGAATCCCACGCCAACTCCGCTCAGAACCATGGCTATGGTAAACAACCAAAAATCAACAAAGAATGCGAGTAGTGGCATGCTGACAGACAACAGAAGTGCGCCTATGAGCATAACATTTCCCATTTCTCGATGCGGCAAACGAGCACACACGAGAAAACTTATCGTTCTTGTGAGATTCCACACGAGCAAGAGATTACCGAAGTCTTCTGTGGTGAAACCCGGAAGTCTCTCGATATATGTGGGGAATAGACCTAGCAAGACAGTTGATATGAAGCCAAATAGCATCAGTGCGAGGCTGGCTCCAATAAACCGGTGGCTTGTCCGAACATCTCCTGGTTCTTCTTCCC
Coding sequences:
- a CDS encoding aspartate/glutamate racemase family protein, which encodes MKRIALVGVTGIDWWKSEKKRRFIENLTPTGYEISNFYCNYGTHSVESHADEAYNAPFILEQIVAASVQGYDGIVIDCACDPILDAAREVSDIPVVGPMQVSLHLALTLGRTIGIVTVEGKSLAKCMESQVRQEGLDAFFAGIEAIDLPVLEISETPRRAENELMTRAHSLIEKGADVIVLGCTGLSHEVDLDRIMKGTGVPVLDPLVVGLRMVVLLIESGLSHSKLAYPNPPKKPIVEDPSLKGSFDDILRE